In Plectropomus leopardus isolate mb unplaced genomic scaffold, YSFRI_Pleo_2.0 unplaced_scaffold12333, whole genome shotgun sequence, the genomic stretch ccaggcctgggaaacattttttctttattttataacttttccaggaatttcatgaccatAGGAATCCTCAAAGAACTCACTGAAAGCTCTGCCTATGCTGCCTTTATGGAActgcaaaaacctcagaatttggagaggggacacagaatgatacaaaggggaCACACACCTCATAATATTGAAGAGTGTGAAAGAGGCTTTACAGCACAAGCACACAACATCACACCACGAGCACCTGAACACACTTTTCTCTGTGTATGTTTTGGTGTGTGAGAGACTCACCCATCCTCCTTGGCTCTGGATCCAGGGCTGAATGTGGTTGTCCAGGTACACCGTCATCCACTCTATGATCCTGCCCACCAGCGGACTCATCTCTTTCTCCACGCACTCCACGCACAGCGCCCCGCCAAAAGCGAAAAGCCCCACGATGCGCCCCCAGTTGACTCCGTCCCGGAACACCTCATCCATCACGTTCTCGAAGCTCTGGTAGGCCGTGGCCGGCGTGATGTGCAGCTGGTGGTGCAGATCGCTGAAGGCGCGGGCGTACCGCAGCTCGAACTCGTTGGCCGAGTCCCGGAGCGCCTCTTTCACCGCGTCCAGGCTCGTCGTCGACGGCAACTGTTGCTGCCGCAGCGGGGATGCCGGCGGGGTCCCGGGACTCATACCGTTAAAAGTCCCATTGGGGTGCGTCGCTACCCGCTGCTCCTCGCCCAACCCTTCCTCCCCCCCGTCAGTCCTGTTTGTAGGCTCTATGAGTCCCATGTGGTTGAGAGGATAGTTTCTCTGGGAGAGTTTATAGTTTATGTAGAAAACCACCAGTTCTctgttttgagacattttgtgtttaaatatgctttttctCTTTGCGCCGGTCcgtctcctctcctgctcctctcttgGTCAAGCCTTGCCGTGTCAGAGTGAATAAACACCGTGCCAGGCTTTCCCCTGCTCAGACCACCATGGTCAGCTGATATCCAGAGGACACTCGGGGGGTGAAAACCAAACCTACACAAGGCTGACAAATCAGCTCAGGCCCTGCAGGGAGACAACAATGAAAGGTCAAAGTCTGGATAGCCTATAAGCACGCTGCGgttatacgtgtgtgtgtgtgagggaggaaGAGTGTGCAGAGGATGGCTGTAGACTTTCAAATTAAATGTGGACAGGTAGGGTCAAAGTGCATCTCTCTAATTGGC encodes the following:
- the LOC121963738 gene encoding bcl-2-like protein 1, with the protein product MSQNRELVVFYINYKLSQRNYPLNHMGLIEPTNRTDGGEEGLGEEQRVATHPNGTFNGMSPGTPPASPLRQQQLPSTTSLDAVKEALRDSANEFELRYARAFSDLHHQLHITPATAYQSFENVMDEVFRDGVNWGRIVGLFAFGGALCVECVEKEMSPLVGRIIEWMTVYLDNHIQPWIQSQGGW